From a single Nocardioides sp. dk884 genomic region:
- a CDS encoding MaoC family dehydratase, whose product MSTSVSDSPSTGAGAGQLHVEDVAVGDEVPALEVVVDETQMFFFSAATYNGHRIHYDKDWAREREGYDDVLVQGPLQSALLARAVTDWIGGAGRLVRFAAQNRAVAFPGQTLTFGGRVTATRVEDGRGLVELELAGRRGEDVLMPGSATVSLPLRGSGA is encoded by the coding sequence GTGAGCACCAGCGTGAGCGACAGCCCGAGCACCGGAGCGGGTGCAGGTCAGCTGCACGTCGAGGACGTCGCCGTGGGCGACGAGGTCCCGGCCCTGGAGGTCGTGGTCGACGAGACCCAGATGTTCTTCTTCAGCGCCGCGACCTACAACGGGCACCGCATCCACTACGACAAGGACTGGGCACGCGAGCGCGAGGGCTACGACGACGTGCTGGTCCAGGGGCCGTTGCAGTCCGCGCTCCTGGCCCGCGCGGTCACCGACTGGATCGGCGGCGCCGGGCGGCTGGTGAGGTTCGCCGCGCAGAACCGGGCCGTCGCGTTCCCCGGCCAGACGCTCACGTTCGGCGGTCGGGTCACCGCGACCCGGGTCGAGGACGGCCGCGGCCTCGTCGAGCTCGAGCTCGCCGGTCGCCGCGGCGAGGACGTCTTGATGCCGGGCAGTGCCACCGTGTCCCTGCCGCTGCGCGGGAGTGGCGCGTGA
- a CDS encoding FAS1-like dehydratase domain-containing protein, with protein sequence MTQQTEKPGQVPDLVPPEAAAQVGQVVARASGEVVRRDWQRWAVAVGEDNPLWFDADHARAHGYDDVVAPPLYLQYAVLGVTPLERLRADGSSGASSGDLAFPDAPRRMAGGESTTFHRYCGHGDVVTMERRVESIVQKQGRSGPFVLVTWRTTYTDQRNELVAEATTSMIARP encoded by the coding sequence ATGACCCAGCAGACGGAGAAGCCCGGGCAGGTGCCGGACCTGGTCCCGCCCGAGGCCGCGGCCCAGGTGGGCCAGGTGGTGGCCCGCGCGAGCGGCGAGGTCGTGCGCCGCGACTGGCAGCGGTGGGCGGTCGCGGTGGGGGAGGACAACCCGCTGTGGTTCGACGCCGACCATGCCCGCGCGCACGGCTACGACGACGTGGTCGCACCCCCGCTCTACCTCCAGTACGCCGTCCTGGGTGTCACCCCGCTCGAGCGGCTGCGAGCCGACGGCTCCTCCGGGGCCTCGTCCGGCGACCTGGCGTTCCCGGACGCCCCGCGGCGGATGGCCGGCGGGGAGAGCACGACGTTCCACCGCTACTGCGGGCACGGCGACGTCGTGACGATGGAGCGCCGGGTGGAGTCGATCGTGCAGAAGCAGGGTCGCAGCGGCCCGTTCGTGCTCGTCACCTGGCGCACGACCTACACCGACCAGCGCAACGAGCTGGTGGCCGAGGCCACCACCTCGATGATCGCGCGCCCGTGA
- a CDS encoding thiolase family protein — protein sequence MSGLRGEAAIVGIAELPAEKKQSGPAMFSLDQYARLARMVLDDAGLPASVVNGLVTHGVQESDMFAPATLSEYLGLPLDFGERVDLGGATSAGMVWRAAAAVELGICDAVLCVVPGSMILPRSTRAGAPATPPWYGASSGKYGSPQAEFEIPYGNVGQNAPYAQIAQRYAAEFGYDPRATAKIAVDQRTNAAAHPGAVFHGKPLTVEDVLASPVIADPIHMLEVVMRVQGGAAVLVANADLARRSRNRPVRITGFGEHVAFKTPTYAEDLVRTPIARAADRAFAMAGLERADVDMASIYDCYTITVLMSLEDAGFCPKGKGMQWVTEHDLTFRGDLPVNTAGGQLSFGQAGMAGGMHHVVDAARQVMGRADQAQVADCHTAFVTGNGGIMSEQVALLLQGE from the coding sequence GTGAGCGGGCTGCGCGGCGAGGCCGCGATCGTCGGCATCGCCGAGCTGCCCGCGGAGAAGAAGCAGAGCGGTCCCGCGATGTTCAGCCTCGACCAGTACGCCCGGCTGGCCCGGATGGTGCTCGACGACGCCGGGCTGCCCGCGTCGGTGGTCAACGGCCTGGTCACCCACGGGGTGCAGGAGTCCGACATGTTCGCGCCCGCGACGCTCTCGGAGTACCTCGGCCTGCCGCTCGACTTCGGCGAGCGCGTCGACCTCGGCGGCGCGACGTCCGCGGGCATGGTCTGGCGTGCGGCGGCCGCGGTCGAGCTCGGCATCTGCGACGCGGTGCTGTGCGTCGTCCCGGGCTCGATGATCCTGCCGCGCTCGACGCGCGCGGGGGCCCCCGCGACCCCGCCCTGGTACGGCGCGTCCAGCGGCAAGTACGGCTCGCCCCAGGCCGAGTTCGAGATCCCCTACGGCAACGTCGGGCAGAACGCGCCGTACGCGCAGATCGCGCAGCGCTACGCCGCCGAGTTCGGCTACGACCCGCGTGCCACCGCCAAGATCGCAGTCGATCAGCGGACCAACGCCGCGGCTCACCCGGGTGCTGTCTTCCACGGCAAGCCGCTCACCGTCGAGGACGTGCTCGCCAGCCCGGTCATCGCCGACCCGATCCACATGCTCGAGGTGGTGATGCGGGTGCAGGGCGGTGCCGCGGTGCTGGTGGCCAACGCCGACCTCGCCCGGCGCTCGCGCAACCGCCCGGTGCGGATCACGGGCTTCGGCGAGCACGTGGCGTTCAAGACCCCGACGTACGCCGAGGACCTGGTGCGCACCCCGATCGCCCGTGCCGCGGATCGGGCGTTCGCGATGGCCGGGCTCGAGCGCGCCGACGTCGACATGGCCTCGATCTACGACTGCTACACGATCACGGTGCTGATGAGCCTGGAGGATGCCGGGTTCTGCCCCAAGGGCAAGGGCATGCAGTGGGTGACCGAGCACGACCTCACCTTCCGCGGCGACCTGCCGGTCAACACCGCCGGCGGCCAGCTGTCCTTCGGCCAGGCCGGCATGGCCGGCGGCATGCACCACGTCGTCGACGCCGCGCGCCAGGTGATGGGACGCGCGGACCAGGCCCAGGTCGCGGACTGCCACACGGCGTTCGTCACCGGCAACGGCGGCATCATGAGCGAGCAGGTCGCCCTGCTCCTGCAGGGGGAGTGA